The following are encoded in a window of Sminthopsis crassicaudata isolate SCR6 chromosome 3, ASM4859323v1, whole genome shotgun sequence genomic DNA:
- the LOC141561391 gene encoding polyglutamine-binding protein 1-like, with translation MPLPAALQSRLAKRGLLKLVEPEPEEEIIAEDYDDDPVDYEATRLEGLPPNWYKVFDPVCGLPYYWNVETDLVSWLNPHDPSSVITKAAKKLKGSVEPEEKMDCSHEKPERGYERPERGYDKSSERGGYDKGDRPYDKLEHRYEKLERDEAKERRYHRREELAPYAKSKKGSRKDEELDPMDPSTYSDAPRGTWSTGLPKKNEAKTGADTTAAGPLFQQRPYPSPGAVLRANAEASRAKQQD, from the coding sequence ATGCCGCTCCCTGCTGCCCTCCAGTCCCGCCTCGCCAAACGAGGGCTCCTCAAGCTGGTGGAACCCGAGCCTGAAGAAGAAATCATCGCCGAGGACTATGATGATGACCCCGTGGACTACGAGGCCACTCGCCTCGAAGGCCTGCCCCCCAACTGGTACAAGGTCTTCGACCCGGTGTGTGGCCTTCCCTACTACTGGAATGTGGAGACGGACCTCGTGTCCTGGCTCAACCCCCACGACCCCAGCTCGGTCATCACCAAGGCCGCCAAGAAGCTTAAGGGCAGCGTGGAGCCCGAAGAGAAGATGGACTGCAGCCACGAGAAGCCGGAACGAGGCTACGAGCGCCCTGAGCGCGGCTACGACAAGTCGTCGGAGCGCGGCGGCTACGACAAGGGGGACCGCCCGTACGACAAGCTGGAGCACAGGTACGAGAAGCTAGAGAGGGACGAGGCCAAGGAGCGGCGCTATCACCGCCGGGAGGAGCTGGCGCCCTATGCTAAGAGCAAGAAAGGCAGCCGCAAGGACGAAGAGCTGGACCCCATGGACCCCAGCACCTATTCGGATGCACCGCGGGGCACCTGGTCCACCGGGCTCCCCAAGAAGAACGAGGCCAAGACCGGGGCAGACACCACGGCTGCCGGCCCCCTGTTTCAGCAGCGACCATACCCCTCCCCCGGAGCCGTGCTGCGGGCCAACGCGGAGGCCTCCCGAGCCAAGCAGCAGGACTGA